A genomic window from Aethina tumida isolate Nest 87 chromosome 4, icAetTumi1.1, whole genome shotgun sequence includes:
- the LOC109604000 gene encoding uncharacterized protein LOC109604000 isoform X2 has product MNEIHKNKRRMPELKWVGDFPYFNSKITENNFVKVSRDYLYAYDTQVKTVEFAKVPEEDDFMRLGSCRLSNIQKYDGSYKRPKIIRIKVEKEDEDHKNVTLTRVPLTNLENVFLKPEIKLEAPLNDFENIVVKTEKDLEEPLCNLENKNVKPKKNLRAPLSNLENTFVKSIKKEPLDNLENTFVKLEKKLQVPLSKLETKSNKKQQAPLSNLENTIVRSEIKLDEPMCNLEDTFIISNIKLQEQNIILGPDFSSIPVAYKKKPSKSSLHRKLAK; this is encoded by the exons ATGaatgaaatacataaaaataaaagacgtATGCCTGAATTAAAGTGGGTGGGTGATTTCCCCTATTTTAACtcaaaaattactgaaaataattttgtgaagGTCTCACGAGATTATTTATATG CATATGATACTCAGGTGAAAACTGTAGAGTTTGCCAAAGTTCCAGAGGAAGATGATTTta TGAGGTTAGGAAGTTGTCGTTTATCTAATATTCAGAAATATG atGGCTCTTATAAGCGCCccaaaataataagaattaaagTAGAAAAGGAAGATGAAG atcataaaaatgttacctTGACAAGGG TACCATTGACTAATTTGGAAAATGTGTTTCTAAAAccggaaataaaattagagg caCCATTAAATGATTTcgaaaatattgttgtaaaaaCAGAAAAGGACCTTGAAG AACCATTGtgtaatttggaaaataaaaatgtgaagcCGAAGAAGAATCTAAGgg cACCACTGAGTAATTTGGAAAATACATTTGTAAAATCGATTAAAAAAG aaccACTggataatttggaaaatacatttgtaaaattggaaaaaaaattacagg taCCATTGAGTAAATTGGaaacaaaatcaaacaaaaaacaacagg caCCATTGAGTAATTTGGAAAATACAATTGTAAgatcagaaataaaattagatg AACCAATGTGTAATTTGGAggatacatttataatatcgAACATAAAACTACAGg AACAGAACATCATTCTTGGACCAGATTTTTCATCTATTCCTGTCGCCTATAAAAAGAAGCCTTCAAAGTCATCCCTTCATagaaaattagcaaaatag
- the LOC109604000 gene encoding uncharacterized protein LOC109604000 isoform X1, with protein sequence MNEIHKNKRRMPELKWVGDFPYFNSKITENNFVKVSRDYLYAYDTQVKTVEFAKVPEEDDFMRLGSCRLSNIQKYDGSYKRPKIIRIKVEKEDEDHKNVTLTRVPLTNLENVFLKPEIKLEAPLNDFENIVVKTEKDLEEPLCNLQNKKVKSKMNLRAPLNDFKDIVVKTEKDLEEPLCNLENKNVKPKKNLRAPLSNLENTFVKSIKKEPLDNLENTFVKLEKKLQVPLSKLETKSNKKQQAPLSNLENTIVRSEIKLDEPMCNLEDTFIISNIKLQEQNIILGPDFSSIPVAYKKKPSKSSLHRKLAK encoded by the exons ATGaatgaaatacataaaaataaaagacgtATGCCTGAATTAAAGTGGGTGGGTGATTTCCCCTATTTTAACtcaaaaattactgaaaataattttgtgaagGTCTCACGAGATTATTTATATG CATATGATACTCAGGTGAAAACTGTAGAGTTTGCCAAAGTTCCAGAGGAAGATGATTTta TGAGGTTAGGAAGTTGTCGTTTATCTAATATTCAGAAATATG atGGCTCTTATAAGCGCCccaaaataataagaattaaagTAGAAAAGGAAGATGAAG atcataaaaatgttacctTGACAAGGG TACCATTGACTAATTTGGAAAATGTGTTTCTAAAAccggaaataaaattagagg caCCATTAAATGATTTcgaaaatattgttgtaaaaaCAGAAAAGGACCTTGAAG AACCATTGTGTaatttgcaaaataaaaaagtaaaatcgaAGATGAATCTAAggg caCCATTAAATGATTTCAAAGATATTGTTGTAAAAACAGAAAAGGATCTCgaag AACCATTGtgtaatttggaaaataaaaatgtgaagcCGAAGAAGAATCTAAGgg cACCACTGAGTAATTTGGAAAATACATTTGTAAAATCGATTAAAAAAG aaccACTggataatttggaaaatacatttgtaaaattggaaaaaaaattacagg taCCATTGAGTAAATTGGaaacaaaatcaaacaaaaaacaacagg caCCATTGAGTAATTTGGAAAATACAATTGTAAgatcagaaataaaattagatg AACCAATGTGTAATTTGGAggatacatttataatatcgAACATAAAACTACAGg AACAGAACATCATTCTTGGACCAGATTTTTCATCTATTCCTGTCGCCTATAAAAAGAAGCCTTCAAAGTCATCCCTTCATagaaaattagcaaaatag